The Mucilaginibacter mallensis genome has a segment encoding these proteins:
- a CDS encoding biotin/lipoyl-containing protein — MDIVDQENKQKHIEEIQEIISAPPSWLLRWGITLFFAVLVLILAVSEIIQYPDVVQTTLKIRSLTLPHTIVAVKYGKLAKLLVDNNQEVKKGQILAVIKSDTGMINVVASQTGHLTYAGIIHKNQELVLNKVLFFIYEGGQDFFGEMLVPKASLNEVKEQQEVMIKLRSYPYQEYGIFHGKIKYITNSADNEDEYIAEVDFNPNNLTDTRKLLILRDGMMGDAGIITQNQTVLKRLMNNIFENINH, encoded by the coding sequence ATGGATATTGTAGATCAGGAAAACAAGCAAAAACATATCGAAGAAATACAAGAAATTATCAGTGCTCCCCCTTCGTGGTTATTGCGTTGGGGGATTACTTTATTTTTTGCTGTATTGGTATTAATTTTAGCGGTATCAGAAATAATACAATATCCCGACGTTGTCCAAACCACATTAAAAATCCGCTCACTTACTTTACCTCATACAATCGTAGCAGTAAAGTATGGGAAATTGGCCAAACTGTTAGTAGATAATAATCAAGAGGTTAAAAAAGGACAAATACTTGCTGTTATTAAAAGCGATACCGGGATGATTAACGTTGTGGCATCACAAACCGGACATTTAACCTACGCGGGAATAATTCATAAAAATCAGGAGCTTGTACTTAATAAGGTTTTGTTTTTTATATATGAGGGTGGGCAAGACTTTTTTGGTGAAATGTTGGTGCCAAAAGCTAGCTTGAACGAAGTCAAAGAACAACAGGAGGTAATGATAAAATTGAGAAGTTATCCTTATCAAGAATATGGCATATTCCATGGCAAAATAAAATACATTACTAATAGTGCGGACAATGAAGATGAATATATTGCAGAGGTAGATTTTAATCCAAACAATTTAACAGACACGCGCAAATTATTAATACTAAGGGATGGTATGATGGGTGATGCTGGCATTATAACACAAAATCAAACTGTACTAAAAAGATTGATGAATAACATCTTCGAAAATATTAATCACTAA
- a CDS encoding glycosyltransferase — translation MKVYFIETTDKTQRYGIGSYVNNLIPEFKDKDIDFNYVHINSRLYNSVVRTKKASISHIHIPVPINGNSDIGSEFHIPLLFARGIYTIISRHTGKSEKFVLHLNSVMQTNIGVVAKDYSAALVVYTMHILLWRFFYKNDYERFILEWNNRQDNKESHKIDSLLEEKKLCEIADKVICLTDDAYKFVIEIYQIPPSRVIIINNGLNANILPQVSSLKKKKMRRKLGFNHKDKILLYVGRLNQGKGLEFLIDAFHDVLKVHQNTKLIIVGNGNFDMFLSRCSDIWSRVLFTGYLDKSELSNIYNIADIGVLPSLNEQNSFVALEMMAHRLPIIASDIEGFKNILHDKTSCLKIKMVKGKDSSGLDIYALTKSITTLINDESIGARLSNNAYNTIIEEFNSKTMSDKLLMIYRELLLCVIEVKPK, via the coding sequence ATGAAAGTTTACTTTATTGAAACTACAGATAAAACTCAACGTTATGGAATAGGTAGTTATGTAAATAACTTAATACCTGAGTTTAAGGATAAGGATATTGATTTTAATTATGTTCATATTAATTCGAGGCTCTATAATAGCGTGGTTCGAACAAAAAAGGCTTCTATTAGCCATATTCATATCCCGGTTCCAATTAATGGTAATTCAGATATTGGAAGTGAGTTTCATATTCCTTTACTGTTCGCAAGGGGAATTTATACAATCATCAGTCGCCATACTGGAAAGTCGGAAAAATTCGTTTTACATCTCAATTCTGTAATGCAGACAAATATTGGCGTTGTGGCTAAAGATTACAGCGCTGCCCTTGTAGTTTATACGATGCATATCCTGTTATGGAGATTTTTTTACAAAAACGACTATGAGCGATTTATTCTTGAATGGAACAACCGGCAAGACAACAAAGAAAGTCATAAAATTGATTCTTTATTAGAAGAAAAAAAGCTATGTGAAATTGCCGATAAAGTTATTTGCCTCACGGATGACGCTTATAAATTTGTCATTGAAATCTACCAAATACCCCCCAGTAGGGTAATCATTATTAATAATGGCCTTAACGCAAATATACTACCGCAAGTCTCCTCTCTTAAAAAGAAAAAAATGAGGAGAAAACTAGGTTTTAATCACAAAGATAAAATACTTTTATATGTTGGAAGGCTAAATCAAGGTAAAGGTTTAGAATTTTTAATTGATGCGTTTCATGATGTATTAAAAGTCCATCAGAATACTAAGTTGATTATAGTTGGCAATGGTAATTTTGATATGTTTTTAAGTCGTTGCAGTGATATATGGTCGAGGGTTTTATTTACCGGCTACCTCGATAAAAGTGAATTGTCGAATATTTATAACATCGCGGATATCGGGGTTCTTCCTTCTTTAAATGAGCAAAATAGTTTTGTTGCTTTAGAAATGATGGCCCATAGACTGCCTATTATTGCCAGTGATATTGAGGGCTTTAAAAACATCCTACATGATAAAACGTCATGTTTAAAAATAAAGATGGTTAAAGGTAAAGATTCCAGCGGGTTGGATATATATGCATTAACGAAGTCTATAACCACTCTAATTAATGATGAATCTATTGGTGCAAGACTTTCTAACAATGCCTATAATACTATTATAGAAGAATTTAATAGCAAAACCATGAGTGACAAATTATTAATGATCTACCGTGAATTGTTATTGTGTGTGATCGAAGTTAAACCTAAATAA
- a CDS encoding metallophosphoesterase, producing the protein MILQYCSDLHLEFPQNEAYIKANPIKPIGDILILAGDVTLFTRIDRQKDFFNYISDHFKETYWIPGNHEYYQSDISNRSGSFEEKIRNNVYLVNNAVKNFGTNQLIFSTLWSSISLLNGWRIERGLNDFYQISYNRKRFQIPDYNDFHEKCLTFLRDALEADTRGKKVVVTHHLPTFKHYPPEYKSDYLNEAFATVLDDLILDTTPDYWIYGHHHRNIPEFKIGHTKMLTNQLGYVQQSENLFFNSDKCIEL; encoded by the coding sequence ATGATTTTACAGTACTGCTCCGATCTTCATTTAGAGTTTCCCCAAAATGAAGCCTATATAAAAGCTAACCCCATTAAGCCTATAGGCGACATTTTGATATTGGCTGGCGATGTTACTTTGTTTACTAGGATAGACAGGCAAAAAGACTTTTTTAATTATATCAGTGATCATTTTAAGGAAACGTATTGGATACCTGGAAACCACGAATATTATCAAAGCGATATTTCAAATAGATCGGGTTCATTTGAAGAAAAAATCAGAAATAATGTATATCTGGTAAATAACGCAGTTAAAAATTTTGGCACAAATCAGCTGATATTCTCTACGTTGTGGTCTTCCATCAGCCTGTTAAATGGTTGGCGGATAGAACGTGGCTTGAATGATTTTTATCAAATTAGTTATAATAGGAAACGCTTTCAAATTCCCGATTATAATGACTTTCACGAAAAATGTCTTACGTTTCTGCGCGATGCTTTAGAAGCAGATACAAGGGGCAAAAAAGTAGTGGTCACACATCATCTCCCTACTTTTAAACATTATCCGCCTGAATATAAAAGCGACTATTTAAACGAAGCTTTTGCAACCGTGCTAGATGATTTGATTTTGGATACCACGCCGGATTATTGGATTTATGGACATCACCACCGGAATATTCCTGAATTTAAAATAGGTCACACAAAAATGTTGACTAATCAACTTGGATATGTTCAACAGAGTGAAAATCTATTTTTTAATAGTGATAAATGTATCGAACTTTAA
- a CDS encoding glycosyltransferase family 92 protein — MTISIHTIFILRENILFLEEWIDYHAALGIRKFTLYDNSKSQGYDGSSPGINKYKYDFKQLTNFISDAELDLLLGKILSKYGNMITYIKWEPTDGNGNIIFGQKECIIHYIENFGQRSEWTAFIDIDEFIYCKGSLMQWIKKFDARNVGDILLLQKKFDDRFNNLDKSVTHIVKCIDNIDTSLWGPKHIIKNNNFDVLETGAWNIHSLPAKGGFCVIAKLSDLRFNHYNVNDWQLNWMKNFYKTHLDFSLNAECFKLSIKAKRLKIYQI; from the coding sequence GTGACTATTAGCATTCATACCATTTTCATTCTCCGTGAAAATATTTTATTCCTAGAGGAATGGATTGATTACCATGCTGCACTGGGTATTCGAAAATTCACCTTATATGATAATTCCAAATCACAAGGCTATGACGGAAGTTCACCTGGAATAAATAAGTATAAATATGATTTTAAGCAATTAACAAATTTTATTTCCGATGCCGAATTGGATTTATTATTAGGTAAAATACTTTCCAAATATGGTAACATGATCACCTATATTAAATGGGAGCCCACTGATGGAAACGGAAATATAATATTTGGTCAAAAGGAATGCATTATTCATTACATTGAAAATTTTGGGCAAAGATCAGAATGGACTGCATTTATCGATATAGATGAATTTATTTACTGTAAAGGATCACTGATGCAATGGATTAAAAAATTTGACGCCCGAAACGTTGGAGATATTTTACTGCTCCAGAAAAAGTTTGATGATCGCTTCAATAATTTGGATAAATCTGTCACACATATTGTGAAATGTATAGACAACATTGACACCTCACTTTGGGGACCAAAGCATATTATTAAAAATAATAATTTTGATGTATTAGAAACAGGTGCTTGGAACATTCATAGCCTACCGGCGAAAGGTGGTTTCTGCGTAATAGCTAAATTATCAGACTTAAGATTTAACCATTACAATGTCAATGACTGGCAACTTAATTGGATGAAAAATTTTTATAAAACGCATTTAGATTTCAGTCTTAATGCAGAATGTTTCAAACTATCAATAAAGGCTAAAAGATTGAAAATATATCAGATATAA
- the istA gene encoding IS21 family transposase, with protein MSKIRKILRMNSQGRSTRFIAAQIDSSRNTVRKYLAVLKKSGFTFEEVNSLNDKELEDIFGKTRENNQPSSRMQSMLRCFPHVDKELKKTGMNRQLLWEAYIKEFPDGYKYTQFCTYYNQWKTRVNPTMHMDHKAGDKLYVDFAGEKMSYTDKETGEVIEVEVFVAILGASQLTYVEAVMSQQKEDFIAACENTLHFIGGVPAAIVPDNLKAAVTKSSRYEPTLNETFEDFADHYGTTILPARAYRPRDKALVEGAVKIIYTKVYAPLNKHVYHSLTELNTAIWQALEVHNSQLLKGRNYSRILQFEEIERGALAPLPVLRYQFKKHFYARVIKNGHVNLGPDKHYYSVPYRFIGKRVKLLYSRTIVEIYSNYERIALHPREKNPYGYTTDKEHMASAHRFKSDWTPDMFLNWAASIHEDVRLYILQILERKQHPEQAYKSCLGVLGFAKKAGNDRLIMACQRGLSYGLYSYKTIQTILENKMDNYEESIFADELPMPDHGNIRGKDYYK; from the coding sequence ATGAGTAAGATTAGAAAGATTTTAAGGATGAACAGCCAGGGTCGCAGCACGCGATTTATAGCTGCCCAGATTGATTCATCCCGGAATACCGTAAGAAAGTACCTGGCCGTCCTTAAGAAGAGCGGCTTTACCTTTGAAGAAGTTAATAGCCTGAATGATAAGGAACTGGAAGATATTTTCGGCAAGACCAGGGAAAACAACCAGCCAAGCAGCCGTATGCAATCCATGCTGCGCTGCTTTCCGCACGTCGATAAAGAGCTCAAAAAGACCGGTATGAACCGGCAACTCCTGTGGGAAGCCTATATCAAAGAGTTTCCTGACGGCTATAAGTACACCCAGTTTTGCACGTATTACAACCAATGGAAGACCAGGGTCAACCCGACCATGCACATGGATCACAAGGCCGGAGACAAGCTATACGTTGATTTTGCGGGTGAAAAGATGAGCTATACGGACAAGGAAACCGGTGAAGTCATTGAAGTAGAAGTCTTTGTAGCAATCCTTGGGGCCAGTCAGCTCACCTATGTAGAGGCTGTTATGAGCCAGCAAAAGGAAGACTTTATCGCAGCCTGCGAGAATACCCTGCACTTTATCGGCGGCGTTCCTGCCGCCATTGTACCGGATAACCTGAAGGCGGCTGTAACCAAAAGCAGCCGCTATGAACCAACCCTTAACGAAACATTTGAAGACTTCGCCGACCATTATGGGACTACCATTCTACCAGCGCGGGCGTACCGCCCGCGTGACAAGGCATTAGTAGAAGGTGCCGTTAAGATCATTTATACCAAGGTATACGCCCCTTTAAACAAGCATGTCTACCATTCTTTAACAGAACTCAATACAGCGATCTGGCAGGCCCTGGAAGTCCATAACAGCCAGTTGCTTAAGGGTCGCAATTATAGCAGGATACTACAGTTTGAAGAGATCGAGCGTGGGGCCCTGGCACCGCTACCTGTCCTGCGTTACCAGTTCAAAAAACACTTTTATGCCAGGGTGATCAAGAATGGCCATGTCAATCTCGGCCCTGATAAACACTATTACAGTGTGCCTTATCGCTTCATCGGCAAGCGGGTTAAGCTATTATACTCCCGCACTATTGTAGAGATCTACTCCAATTATGAGCGTATCGCTTTGCACCCGCGCGAAAAGAACCCCTATGGTTATACTACTGACAAAGAACACATGGCCAGCGCTCACCGCTTTAAAAGTGACTGGACACCAGATATGTTCCTCAATTGGGCGGCCTCCATTCATGAGGATGTCAGGCTATATATCCTTCAGATACTGGAGCGTAAACAACACCCCGAACAGGCTTACAAATCCTGCCTGGGGGTACTTGGCTTTGCAAAAAAAGCAGGGAATGACCGGTTAATAATGGCCTGTCAGCGAGGGCTCAGTTATGGCCTTTATAGCTATAAAACGATACAAACCATATTGGAAAACAAGATGGACAACTATGAGGAAAGCATATTTGCCGATGAGCTACCCATGCCTGATCATGGTAATATCCGGGGAAAAGACTATTACAAATAA
- a CDS encoding nucleotidyltransferase domain-containing protein, with protein sequence MKTSIAHLPETKQEQIYKIIEVIRNIVLPEKIILYGSYAKGTYQEDTHTKDGILYEYISDFDILLILKDKELPEYEIQDRIVNIINYKCILWRC encoded by the coding sequence ATGAAAACTTCTATTGCTCATCTTCCCGAAACTAAGCAAGAACAAATTTACAAGATAATAGAAGTAATCAGGAATATCGTTTTGCCAGAGAAGATAATTTTGTATGGAAGTTATGCAAAAGGAACCTATCAGGAGGATACCCATACAAAAGATGGGATTTTATATGAATATATAAGCGACTTTGATATTCTCCTTATACTAAAGGACAAAGAATTGCCAGAATACGAAATACAAGATAGAATAGTTAACATCATCAATTATAAGTGTATATTATGGAGATGTTGA
- the istB gene encoding IS21-like element helper ATPase IstB, translating into MNTSTLDKLRKMKFFGMFHAFKSSMETGKTNDYTADELLAHLVDAEWDDRQNRRIERTILYARFRYKASIEDVHYHADRSIDRNQIMRLADCTFVDRFENLLITGSTGIGKSYIASAVGYQACVLGYRVLYTSTPKLFAKLKMAKADGSYMKELAKIERQQLLILDDFGIQPFDAQSRAALMEIIEDRHGKTSLIITSQLPVSKWFEVIGEKTVADAILDRIVHDAHRIELKGESMRRKRNVEPENSH; encoded by the coding sequence ATGAACACAAGCACCTTAGACAAACTGCGGAAGATGAAGTTCTTCGGCATGTTCCATGCCTTTAAAAGCAGTATGGAAACCGGTAAAACAAACGATTACACGGCAGATGAACTACTGGCCCACCTGGTAGATGCAGAATGGGACGACCGGCAGAACAGGCGTATCGAACGCACGATCCTATATGCCCGGTTCCGCTATAAAGCTTCAATTGAAGATGTTCATTATCATGCCGACCGAAGTATCGACCGCAACCAGATCATGCGCCTGGCAGATTGTACGTTTGTTGACCGCTTCGAGAACCTGCTGATCACCGGCAGTACCGGTATCGGTAAAAGCTATATTGCTTCTGCTGTGGGCTACCAGGCCTGTGTATTGGGCTACCGGGTATTGTACACCAGTACACCCAAACTGTTCGCTAAACTGAAGATGGCCAAGGCGGACGGCTCCTACATGAAAGAGCTGGCTAAGATCGAAAGACAGCAATTGCTCATACTCGACGACTTTGGTATCCAGCCTTTTGATGCACAAAGCAGGGCTGCGCTAATGGAGATCATTGAGGACAGGCACGGTAAGACCTCGCTGATCATCACTTCGCAGTTGCCAGTGAGCAAATGGTTTGAAGTGATCGGTGAAAAAACGGTTGCTGATGCGATCCTTGACCGGATCGTTCATGATGCACACCGCATCGAGTTAAAGGGAGAATCTATGAGAAGAAAACGTAATGTTGAACCAGAAAACAGCCATTAA
- a CDS encoding glycosyltransferase family protein — protein sequence MGNAKCDLMDFSFLLLVRIDSRERQENLAAVITYLLTNFNTQIHLIECDSISRINFQIPSEISYDFIKDDNKILHTTRYRNHLIKNCKTTNFFIYDVDVVISKEQIKEAATLIRENKNSLVYPYDGKFFNVSGIFRNLFIKTYAIQILESNVECLTLLFPNSIGAVFGASKSFYIICGLENEHLYGWGPDDKERFQRVAKLEYQIFRTKGLLFHLDHPRGINSHFPPGVVANKNYQEYLRIVTSSRDQLINYINTWNWL from the coding sequence ATGGGGAACGCTAAATGTGACTTGATGGATTTTTCATTTCTATTGCTTGTACGCATTGACTCGAGAGAAAGACAAGAAAATTTAGCAGCAGTTATAACCTATTTGCTTACAAATTTTAACACCCAAATTCATTTAATTGAATGTGACTCGATATCCAGAATAAATTTTCAGATACCCTCTGAAATATCATATGATTTCATAAAAGATGATAACAAGATCTTACATACCACGAGATATAGAAATCACCTAATAAAAAATTGTAAAACAACTAATTTTTTTATTTATGATGTTGATGTTGTTATTTCAAAAGAACAGATCAAAGAAGCTGCAACATTAATTCGAGAAAATAAGAATTCGCTGGTCTATCCCTATGATGGAAAGTTCTTTAATGTGTCGGGCATATTCAGGAATTTATTCATTAAAACATATGCTATTCAAATATTGGAGTCGAATGTTGAATGTTTAACCTTACTTTTTCCTAACTCGATTGGTGCTGTATTTGGCGCAAGCAAATCATTTTATATAATTTGTGGCTTAGAAAATGAACACCTGTACGGCTGGGGGCCGGATGATAAGGAAAGATTTCAACGGGTTGCCAAACTCGAATATCAAATATTTAGAACAAAAGGTTTATTATTTCATCTAGATCATCCCAGAGGAATCAACTCTCATTTTCCTCCCGGTGTAGTTGCAAATAAAAATTACCAGGAGTACCTTAGAATAGTCACCTCTTCCCGGGATCAATTAATCAATTACATAAATACTTGGAATTGGCTGTAA